The Hemibagrus wyckioides isolate EC202008001 linkage group LG12, SWU_Hwy_1.0, whole genome shotgun sequence genome includes a window with the following:
- the dtnbp1b gene encoding dystrobrevin binding protein 1b isoform X1, translating to MSSPRSSSSKRNSSELDSEHAQKVPEAESGQQQVKLKDRQKFFEEAFQQDMEHYLSTSYLQIAERREPIGSMSSMEVNVDMLEQMDLMDMSDHEALDVFLNSGAEDNSVASPMMEPDVESFGAEITLQVPTQAELRHKLASLSSTCTDSASQDTQEEDEEDERAGVRDEKEKIPQAGRDQTSKNCVKRDSST from the exons CGGAGCTGGACTCGGAGCATGCTCAGAAGGTCCCGGAGGCGGAGTCAGGACAGCAGCAGGTGAAGTTGAAAGACAGGCAGAAGTTCTTTGAGGAGGCGTTTCAGCAGGACATGGAGCATTACCTGTCCACCAGCTACCTGCAGATCGCAGAGAGGAGAG AGCCAATAGGAAGCATGTCTTCCATGGAGGTGAACGTGGACATGCTCGAGCAGATGGACCTGATGGACATGTCTGACCACGAGGCTCTGGATGTCTTTCTCAACTCGGGAGCAGAGGACAACAGCGTGGCTTCGCCTATGATgg aacCGGACGTGGAGTCTTTCGGAGCCGAGATCACACTGCAGGTCCCGACGCAGGCCGAGCTGAGGCATAAACTCGCCTCGCTTTCTTCCACCTGCACCGACTCGGCCAGCCAGGACACCCAGGAAGAGGACGAGGAAGACGAGAGGGCCGGAGTCAGGGACGAGAAGGAGAAGATCCCACAAGCAGGACGAGATCAGACGTCCAAGAACTGTGTAAAGCGTGACTCGTCCACATAG
- the dtnbp1b gene encoding dystrobrevin binding protein 1b isoform X3, with the protein MHLDTESAELDSEHAQKVPEAESGQQQVKLKDRQKFFEEAFQQDMEHYLSTSYLQIAERREPIGSMSSMEVNVDMLEQMDLMDMSDHEALDVFLNSGAEDNSVASPMMEPDVESFGAEITLQVPTQAELRHKLASLSSTCTDSASQDTQEEDEEDERAGVRDEKEKIPQAGRDQTSKNCVKRDSST; encoded by the exons ATGCATCTAGATACAGAATCAG CGGAGCTGGACTCGGAGCATGCTCAGAAGGTCCCGGAGGCGGAGTCAGGACAGCAGCAGGTGAAGTTGAAAGACAGGCAGAAGTTCTTTGAGGAGGCGTTTCAGCAGGACATGGAGCATTACCTGTCCACCAGCTACCTGCAGATCGCAGAGAGGAGAG AGCCAATAGGAAGCATGTCTTCCATGGAGGTGAACGTGGACATGCTCGAGCAGATGGACCTGATGGACATGTCTGACCACGAGGCTCTGGATGTCTTTCTCAACTCGGGAGCAGAGGACAACAGCGTGGCTTCGCCTATGATgg aacCGGACGTGGAGTCTTTCGGAGCCGAGATCACACTGCAGGTCCCGACGCAGGCCGAGCTGAGGCATAAACTCGCCTCGCTTTCTTCCACCTGCACCGACTCGGCCAGCCAGGACACCCAGGAAGAGGACGAGGAAGACGAGAGGGCCGGAGTCAGGGACGAGAAGGAGAAGATCCCACAAGCAGGACGAGATCAGACGTCCAAGAACTGTGTAAAGCGTGACTCGTCCACATAG
- the dtnbp1b gene encoding dystrobrevin binding protein 1b isoform X2, which produces MSSPRSSSSKRNSSELDSEHAQKVPEAESGQQQVKLKDRQKFFEEAFQQDMEHYLSTSYLQIAERRGSMSSMEVNVDMLEQMDLMDMSDHEALDVFLNSGAEDNSVASPMMEPDVESFGAEITLQVPTQAELRHKLASLSSTCTDSASQDTQEEDEEDERAGVRDEKEKIPQAGRDQTSKNCVKRDSST; this is translated from the exons CGGAGCTGGACTCGGAGCATGCTCAGAAGGTCCCGGAGGCGGAGTCAGGACAGCAGCAGGTGAAGTTGAAAGACAGGCAGAAGTTCTTTGAGGAGGCGTTTCAGCAGGACATGGAGCATTACCTGTCCACCAGCTACCTGCAGATCGCAGAGAGGAGAG GAAGCATGTCTTCCATGGAGGTGAACGTGGACATGCTCGAGCAGATGGACCTGATGGACATGTCTGACCACGAGGCTCTGGATGTCTTTCTCAACTCGGGAGCAGAGGACAACAGCGTGGCTTCGCCTATGATgg aacCGGACGTGGAGTCTTTCGGAGCCGAGATCACACTGCAGGTCCCGACGCAGGCCGAGCTGAGGCATAAACTCGCCTCGCTTTCTTCCACCTGCACCGACTCGGCCAGCCAGGACACCCAGGAAGAGGACGAGGAAGACGAGAGGGCCGGAGTCAGGGACGAGAAGGAGAAGATCCCACAAGCAGGACGAGATCAGACGTCCAAGAACTGTGTAAAGCGTGACTCGTCCACATAG